One Actinomyces respiraculi DNA window includes the following coding sequences:
- the argS gene encoding arginine--tRNA ligase, giving the protein MTPEELANAIRTVLLAAVGDGTLNLPVEEVPLPKVERPRSREHGDWATNVAMRLAKKAGTNPRALAELLHPRLAALDGVASVEVAGPGFLNIRLDAASAGELARTIVQAGEAYGRNDSLAGQSVNLEYVSANPTGPVHLGGARWAAVGDSLARILTACGARVTREYYFNDHGTQIDRFARSLLAAARGEDTPEDGYGGSYIAEIAATVTADELAASRPAPAGLPDDEATEVFRARGVDLMFDAVKAELHAFRSDFDTFFHEDSLHTSGAVSRAIERLRERGMIEERDGATWLRTTDFGDDKDRVLIKSDGNAAYFAADVAYYLDKRSRGADCAIYLLGADHHGYIGRMMAMCAAFGDEPGVNMQILIGQLVNLVKDGEPVRMSKRAGTIVTLEDLVGAVGVDAARYSLARASMDSMIDIDLDLLSSASNENPVYYVQYAHARTRNVARNAAEHAVSREAGFEPAALDTPADSALLAALARFPAIVAQAASMREQHRVARYLEELAGAYHTWYAATRVTPRGDDPVDAGHVARLWLNDAVSQVLANGLALLGVSAPERM; this is encoded by the coding sequence GTGACCCCCGAAGAGCTCGCCAACGCGATCCGCACCGTCCTTCTCGCCGCCGTCGGCGACGGCACCCTCAACCTCCCCGTCGAGGAGGTGCCCCTGCCCAAGGTCGAGCGCCCGCGCTCGCGCGAGCACGGCGACTGGGCCACGAACGTGGCCATGCGGCTCGCCAAGAAGGCGGGCACCAACCCGCGCGCCCTGGCCGAGCTCCTGCACCCCCGCCTGGCCGCTCTCGACGGCGTCGCCTCCGTCGAGGTCGCAGGTCCCGGCTTCCTCAACATCCGCCTCGACGCCGCCAGCGCCGGCGAGCTGGCCCGCACCATCGTCCAGGCCGGCGAGGCCTACGGGCGCAACGACTCCCTCGCGGGCCAGAGCGTCAACCTCGAGTACGTCTCCGCCAACCCCACCGGCCCGGTCCACCTCGGCGGCGCCCGCTGGGCCGCCGTCGGCGATTCCCTGGCCCGCATCCTCACCGCCTGCGGCGCCCGGGTCACCCGCGAGTACTACTTCAACGACCACGGCACCCAGATCGACCGCTTCGCCCGGTCCCTGCTCGCCGCCGCCCGCGGCGAGGACACCCCCGAGGACGGCTACGGCGGCTCCTACATCGCCGAGATCGCCGCCACCGTCACCGCCGACGAGCTCGCGGCCTCCCGCCCCGCCCCGGCCGGGCTGCCCGACGACGAGGCCACCGAGGTCTTCCGCGCCCGCGGCGTCGACCTCATGTTCGACGCCGTCAAGGCCGAGCTGCACGCCTTCCGCTCCGACTTCGACACCTTCTTCCACGAGGACTCCCTGCACACCTCGGGCGCCGTCTCCCGCGCCATCGAGCGCCTGCGCGAACGCGGCATGATCGAGGAGCGTGACGGCGCCACCTGGCTGCGCACCACCGACTTCGGCGACGACAAGGACCGCGTCCTCATCAAGTCCGACGGCAATGCCGCCTACTTCGCCGCCGACGTCGCCTACTACCTGGACAAGCGCTCGCGCGGCGCCGACTGCGCCATCTACCTGCTGGGCGCGGACCACCACGGCTACATCGGCCGCATGATGGCCATGTGCGCCGCCTTCGGCGACGAGCCCGGCGTCAACATGCAGATCCTCATCGGCCAGCTCGTCAATCTCGTCAAGGACGGCGAGCCCGTGCGCATGTCCAAGCGCGCCGGCACCATCGTCACCCTGGAGGACCTGGTGGGCGCCGTCGGCGTCGACGCCGCCCGCTACTCGCTCGCCCGCGCCTCCATGGACTCGATGATCGACATCGACCTCGACCTGCTGTCCTCGGCCTCCAACGAGAACCCCGTCTACTACGTCCAGTACGCACACGCCCGCACCCGCAACGTCGCCCGCAACGCCGCCGAGCACGCTGTGAGCCGCGAGGCCGGCTTCGAGCCCGCCGCCCTCGACACCCCCGCCGACTCCGCGCTGCTGGCCGCCCTCGCCCGGTTCCCCGCCATCGTCGCCCAGGCGGCGAGCATGCGCGAGCAGCACCGGGTCGCCCGCTACCTCGAGGAGCTGGCCGGCGCCTACCACACCTGGTACGCCGCCACCCGCGTGACCCCGCGTGGCGACGACCCCGTCGACGCCGGTCACGTCGCCCGCCTGTGGCTCAACGACGCCGTCTCCCAGGTGCTCGCCAACGGTCTGGCCCTGCTGGGCGTGAGCGCTCCGGAGCGCATGTGA
- the lysA gene encoding diaminopimelate decarboxylase: MSAPGQAPDGEPAVPSGEAPLGSLVAPEPDERPDLWPFTVRRAPDGALTFGGRHLTQVLNDAPTPVFVLDEADLRGRAASWSAAMHEEFWPGYGMAGGQAFYAGKAFLTTSIARWVLEEGMGIDTASRGELAVSLAALQDVDGEAATAHATRLGLHGNGKTQAEIAVALIHRLGHLVLDSLEEVGLAARAVRDLRNSGVYGPEERGRVMVRLTTGVHAGGHEFIATAHEDQKFGLSVHTGTARQAIDAVIAAPELELHGLHSHIGSQIMDLAGFREAARIVLRLRHEVAADMGVLAHELDLGGGYGIAYTGADPVAPSPATVAQTLAETVRELCTELGDPIPHVSIEPGRSVAGPSTVMLYTVTGLKRVALDAGASRLYVSVDGGMSDNIRPALYEAAYTALVANRRPDPAVGVTRARVVGKHCESGDVVVRDVDLPGDLAVGDVLAVPAVGAYGRSMASNYNMFTRPGVAWVRDGRQGWVLRPETVEDLIALEGE, translated from the coding sequence GTGAGCGCCCCCGGTCAGGCTCCCGACGGCGAGCCCGCAGTCCCGTCCGGGGAGGCTCCTCTCGGCAGCCTCGTCGCCCCCGAGCCCGACGAGCGCCCCGACCTGTGGCCCTTCACCGTCCGGCGCGCCCCCGACGGCGCCCTCACCTTCGGCGGACGCCACCTCACCCAGGTGCTCAACGACGCCCCCACCCCCGTCTTCGTCCTCGACGAGGCGGACCTGCGCGGGCGCGCCGCCTCCTGGTCCGCCGCCATGCACGAGGAGTTCTGGCCCGGCTACGGCATGGCCGGAGGCCAGGCCTTCTACGCCGGCAAGGCCTTCCTCACCACCTCCATCGCCCGGTGGGTCCTTGAGGAGGGCATGGGCATCGACACCGCCAGCCGCGGCGAGCTCGCCGTCTCCCTCGCCGCCCTTCAGGACGTCGACGGCGAGGCCGCCACCGCGCACGCCACCCGTCTGGGCCTGCACGGCAACGGCAAGACACAGGCGGAGATCGCCGTCGCCCTCATCCACCGCCTCGGCCACCTCGTCCTGGACTCCCTCGAGGAGGTCGGCCTCGCCGCCCGGGCCGTGCGCGACCTGCGCAACAGCGGTGTCTACGGCCCCGAGGAGCGGGGGCGGGTCATGGTGCGCCTGACCACGGGCGTGCACGCCGGTGGCCACGAGTTCATTGCCACCGCCCACGAGGACCAGAAGTTCGGTCTGTCCGTCCACACCGGCACCGCCCGGCAGGCGATCGACGCGGTCATCGCCGCACCCGAGCTCGAGCTGCACGGCCTGCACTCCCACATCGGCTCCCAGATCATGGACCTGGCCGGCTTCCGGGAGGCCGCCCGCATCGTCCTGCGCCTGCGCCACGAGGTTGCCGCCGACATGGGCGTCCTCGCCCATGAGCTGGACCTGGGTGGCGGCTACGGCATCGCCTACACCGGGGCGGACCCGGTCGCCCCCAGCCCGGCCACGGTCGCCCAGACCCTTGCCGAGACTGTACGGGAGCTGTGCACCGAGCTCGGCGACCCTATCCCGCACGTGTCCATCGAGCCCGGCCGCAGCGTCGCCGGTCCGTCCACGGTCATGCTCTACACGGTCACCGGGCTCAAGCGCGTCGCCCTCGACGCCGGTGCCTCGCGCCTGTACGTGAGCGTCGACGGTGGCATGAGTGACAACATCCGCCCCGCCCTGTACGAGGCCGCCTACACGGCGCTCGTCGCCAACCGCCGCCCGGACCCCGCCGTGGGCGTCACCCGGGCGCGTGTCGTTGGCAAGCACTGCGAGAGCGGCGACGTCGTCGTGCGCGACGTGGACCTGCCCGGGGACCTGGCGGTCGGCGACGTGCTGGCGGTGCCCGCGGTGGGCGCCTACGGGCGCTCCATGGCCAGCAACTACAACATGTTCACCCGCCCCGGTGTTGCCTGGGTGCGTGACGGGCGCCAGGGCTGGGTCCTGCGCCCTGAGACGGTGGAGGACCTCATCGCCCTCGAGGGCGAGTAG
- a CDS encoding ABC transporter ATP-binding protein, protein MIRRLQRCLGTSSNLVPLMVAHVIAGVCQGVSLVLLVPFLRAFLAGEPSGGWLAAVVITALLGLTISGVATVRSYAVACYDVCGSLVRTLGHRVQQLPLGWFTSATTGQVATAVSRDTANLSHLPSIALPQIASMSGSAAVIGVSALFMEWRMGIALLLALPGTLLCLRWLRRAVRGEFAISQAAAETLGARLLEFSRLQAVLRATGAVSSGVSAKVADGVGSSSSVGGSEVADGASTGGGVGSTGGTWAPLEAALREDHVASGRAQSAKGPAGQAFHTWVETGIVASLTVGLYLLLGGALDPAVFITLALMVIRFAEPVGMLAFYVDPLHQSDVALERIESILDAPALPEPAQERVASPRPSADGGLEVSLDHVTFGYVPGRDVIHDVTLTFPARSVTALVGPSGSGKSTLTRLVARFWDVSSGTVRVGGEDVRDLRTQDLMEQVSMVFQDVYLFDTTIEENVRIGRADATDEEVRAAAERAGLSEVVERLPHGWATQVGEGGSSLSGGERQRVAIARAFLKDAPVLLLDEVTSALDGVSEAGVTRAMEELSQGRTVLVIAHRLSTIRRADRIVVLVDGAVEAVGTHDELYEAGGTYRSFWDDQSAVDRWRLVGSGTPEA, encoded by the coding sequence GTGATCCGTCGTCTTCAGCGGTGCCTGGGCACCAGCAGCAACCTCGTGCCTCTTATGGTGGCCCACGTCATCGCGGGTGTGTGTCAGGGCGTGAGCCTCGTGCTCCTCGTGCCCTTCCTGCGCGCCTTCCTGGCGGGTGAGCCCAGCGGCGGGTGGCTGGCCGCCGTCGTCATCACCGCCCTGCTCGGGCTCACCATCTCCGGCGTGGCCACGGTGCGCTCCTACGCCGTCGCCTGTTACGACGTGTGTGGCAGCCTCGTGCGTACCCTGGGCCACCGGGTCCAGCAACTGCCCCTGGGGTGGTTCACCTCCGCCACCACCGGACAGGTCGCCACCGCCGTCTCACGCGACACGGCCAACTTGTCTCACCTGCCGTCCATCGCCTTGCCCCAGATCGCCTCCATGAGCGGCAGTGCGGCGGTCATCGGCGTCAGCGCCCTGTTCATGGAGTGGCGGATGGGGATTGCGCTCCTGCTGGCCCTGCCCGGCACCCTGCTCTGCCTGCGTTGGCTCAGGCGGGCGGTGCGCGGCGAGTTCGCCATCTCTCAGGCCGCCGCCGAGACGCTGGGGGCCCGCCTGCTGGAGTTCAGCCGGCTCCAGGCGGTCCTGCGCGCCACGGGCGCGGTCAGCAGCGGCGTCAGTGCGAAGGTGGCCGACGGCGTTGGCAGTAGTTCCAGCGTCGGCGGCAGTGAGGTGGCCGACGGCGCCAGCACGGGCGGCGGCGTCGGCAGTACTGGCGGCACGTGGGCGCCGCTGGAGGCGGCCCTGCGGGAGGACCACGTGGCGTCGGGCCGGGCCCAGAGCGCCAAGGGGCCGGCGGGGCAGGCCTTCCACACCTGGGTGGAGACCGGCATCGTCGCCAGCCTGACGGTGGGCCTGTACCTGCTGCTGGGAGGGGCCCTCGACCCGGCCGTCTTCATCACCCTGGCCCTCATGGTCATCCGCTTCGCCGAGCCGGTGGGCATGCTCGCCTTCTACGTCGACCCCCTGCACCAGTCCGACGTCGCCCTGGAGCGGATCGAGTCGATCCTTGACGCTCCCGCCCTGCCCGAGCCCGCGCAGGAGCGGGTGGCCTCACCCCGGCCAAGCGCAGACGGTGGGCTGGAGGTGAGCCTGGATCACGTGACCTTTGGCTACGTTCCGGGCCGTGACGTCATCCACGACGTCACCCTCACCTTCCCGGCCCGCTCGGTCACCGCCCTCGTGGGCCCCTCCGGCTCCGGCAAGTCGACGCTCACCCGGCTCGTGGCCCGCTTCTGGGACGTCTCGAGCGGGACGGTGCGCGTGGGCGGCGAGGACGTGCGCGACCTGCGTACGCAGGACCTCATGGAGCAGGTCTCGATGGTCTTCCAAGACGTCTACCTCTTCGACACCACCATTGAGGAGAACGTGCGCATCGGGCGCGCGGACGCCACCGACGAGGAGGTGCGGGCCGCGGCCGAGCGGGCGGGCCTGAGCGAGGTGGTTGAGCGTCTGCCGCACGGGTGGGCGACCCAGGTCGGCGAGGGCGGCTCCTCCCTGTCTGGCGGTGAGCGCCAGCGCGTGGCCATCGCCCGGGCCTTCCTCAAGGACGCGCCCGTGCTGCTGCTCGACGAGGTCACGAGCGCCCTGGACGGGGTGAGCGAGGCCGGGGTGACCCGGGCGATGGAGGAGCTGAGCCAGGGGCGCACGGTGCTCGTCATCGCGCACCGGCTGTCAACGATCCGCCGTGCGGACCGGATCGTCGTGCTCGTGGACGGGGCTGTTGAGGCCGTGGGCACGCACGACGAGCTCTACGAGGCGGGCGGCACGTACCGCAGCTTCTGGGACGACCAGAGCGCGGTGGACCGCTGGAGGCTCGTAGGCTCCGGGACGCCGGAGGCCTGA
- a CDS encoding ABC transporter ATP-binding protein has translation MTTTRVDDVTRAPSAEPRPQTPGGGEPGEPTAPPITLRRVLAPVSGKIALTALAGVIAAGFSLLPAIAVTALAEGAVAGTLTPRAAWLWLGAVVVGLTLGHLIGMSSTSWAHIVESAFRTELRLTIARHLSRLPLGWHTNESSGRTKVLITEDTTAIHSLIAHFGTDLGAAVGGIVLGFAYLFTRSWQLATVLLVWVVLLLVFTAAAMALAQGTVNEDYLEGMKRVGSSTVEMVDGIATVKAFGLAGTVFRRFDDALDQYTDAAYRYMKGPGRPIALLGALVSPAGMLVPVLLAGTWLAGLGVLRPVDLLPFLLVGLGLPSGLLNLLMLANQVTLGVEAAGRLGALLSEPVLAEPEQPAPIRRDADGGVSVELDHVSFRYGARDGEDPLPLAVEDVSLRLEPGTVTAVVGPSGSGKSTLVRLIARFWDVESGSVRIGGTDVREISSAELLSHLGLVLQEGGTLADTVRANIALGRPGATDAEVEAAARVARIHERVLALPDGYDTVLGSEGAHLSGGERQRIALARVFLADTPVLLLDEATAQADAHSEREIQQALARLAAGRTVLVIAHRLSTIVDADQVLVMDHGRLVERGTHTGLLAQGGLYAKMWRAQQ, from the coding sequence ATGACCACCACCCGCGTCGACGACGTCACGCGCGCGCCCTCAGCCGAACCCCGTCCGCAGACACCGGGCGGTGGTGAGCCCGGTGAGCCCACCGCGCCGCCCATCACCCTGAGACGGGTCCTGGCCCCCGTCAGCGGCAAGATCGCCCTGACGGCACTGGCCGGCGTCATCGCCGCCGGCTTCTCCCTCCTGCCCGCCATCGCGGTCACCGCGCTGGCCGAGGGGGCCGTCGCCGGCACGCTCACACCGCGTGCCGCCTGGTTGTGGCTGGGCGCCGTCGTCGTCGGCCTGACCCTGGGGCATCTCATCGGGATGTCCTCCACCAGCTGGGCGCACATCGTCGAGAGTGCCTTCCGCACCGAGCTGCGCCTGACAATCGCCCGGCACCTGTCACGCCTGCCCCTGGGCTGGCACACCAATGAGTCCTCGGGGCGCACCAAGGTGCTCATCACCGAGGACACCACCGCCATCCACTCGCTCATCGCCCACTTCGGCACTGACCTGGGTGCGGCCGTGGGCGGGATCGTCCTGGGCTTCGCCTACCTGTTCACCCGTTCGTGGCAGCTGGCCACCGTCCTGCTGGTGTGGGTGGTTCTGCTCCTGGTCTTCACGGCGGCGGCGATGGCCCTGGCCCAGGGGACCGTCAACGAGGACTACCTCGAGGGGATGAAGAGGGTCGGCTCCTCCACGGTGGAGATGGTGGATGGCATCGCCACCGTCAAGGCTTTCGGCTTGGCCGGGACCGTCTTCCGCCGCTTCGACGACGCCCTTGACCAGTACACGGACGCCGCCTACCGCTACATGAAGGGACCCGGCAGGCCGATTGCCCTGCTCGGGGCCCTCGTCTCCCCCGCCGGGATGCTCGTGCCGGTCCTGCTCGCCGGGACGTGGCTGGCCGGGCTCGGGGTGCTGCGTCCCGTGGACCTCCTGCCCTTCCTCCTGGTGGGTCTCGGCCTGCCCAGCGGACTGCTCAACCTCCTCATGCTGGCCAACCAGGTGACGCTCGGTGTCGAGGCCGCCGGCCGGCTCGGCGCCCTCCTGTCTGAGCCGGTCCTGGCTGAGCCCGAGCAGCCCGCCCCGATCCGCCGGGACGCCGACGGCGGTGTGAGCGTCGAGCTGGATCACGTGTCCTTCCGCTACGGAGCTCGCGACGGTGAGGACCCCCTGCCCTTGGCCGTGGAGGACGTGAGCCTGCGCCTGGAGCCGGGCACCGTCACCGCCGTCGTTGGCCCCTCGGGCTCGGGCAAGAGCACCCTCGTGCGGCTCATCGCCCGGTTCTGGGACGTCGAGTCCGGCAGCGTGCGCATCGGCGGCACGGACGTGCGCGAGATCTCCAGCGCCGAGCTGCTGTCCCACCTGGGTCTGGTCCTTCAGGAGGGCGGGACCCTGGCGGACACCGTGCGCGCCAACATCGCCCTGGGACGCCCCGGCGCCACCGACGCCGAGGTGGAGGCCGCCGCCCGCGTCGCCCGGATCCATGAGCGGGTCCTGGCGCTGCCCGACGGCTACGACACGGTCCTGGGCTCCGAGGGCGCGCACCTGTCCGGCGGGGAGCGTCAGCGCATCGCCCTGGCCCGCGTGTTCCTCGCCGACACCCCCGTCCTCCTGCTGGACGAGGCCACCGCCCAGGCGGACGCCCACTCCGAGCGCGAGATCCAGCAGGCGCTGGCGAGGCTCGCGGCCGGGCGCACCGTCCTGGTCATCGCGCACCGCCTGTCCACGATCGTGGACGCCGACCAGGTCCTCGTCATGGACCACGGCCGCCTCGTTGAGCGCGGCACGCACACCGGGCTGCTCGCACAGGGCGGCCTCTATGCCAAGATGTGGAGGGCACAGCAGTGA
- a CDS encoding energy-coupling factor transporter transmembrane component T encodes MNPHPTGFDPLSPFAALVPLMVVTALTATPQLPVLVLAVGTLLLIVADLRRGSLAALIVLTIALLIGSSLAASAPIERVGASETVLALGTFELQRNQLLAGVRLGAKLGSVMSLCVLTGLLSRPEDLLRALTTHLRVPYRVAYAGVAAISFRQRLAAEYRAVKEAHALRGTRAPLPVLRPLVRAVTAGPAVTAGAVRHAERVAASMDARGFGAYRVRTERHPPRWRRRDTVLVLAGWALATWLALTFADGGLVLHDI; translated from the coding sequence GTGAACCCACACCCCACCGGCTTCGACCCGCTGTCGCCCTTCGCCGCCCTGGTGCCCCTCATGGTGGTCACCGCCCTCACGGCCACACCCCAGCTGCCGGTTCTCGTCCTGGCGGTGGGCACGCTCCTGCTCATCGTGGCGGACCTGCGCCGCGGCAGCCTCGCCGCGCTCATCGTCCTCACGATCGCGCTGCTCATCGGATCGTCCTTGGCGGCCAGCGCCCCCATTGAGCGGGTGGGCGCCTCCGAGACCGTGCTCGCCCTGGGGACCTTCGAGTTGCAGCGCAACCAGCTGCTCGCCGGTGTGCGCCTGGGCGCCAAGCTCGGCTCGGTCATGTCCCTGTGCGTGCTCACGGGCCTGCTCTCGCGCCCCGAGGACCTGCTACGCGCCCTGACCACCCACCTGCGCGTGCCCTACCGCGTCGCCTATGCGGGTGTCGCCGCCATCAGCTTCCGCCAGCGCCTGGCCGCCGAGTACCGGGCCGTCAAGGAGGCGCACGCCCTGCGCGGCACCCGCGCGCCCCTGCCGGTGCTGCGGCCCCTCGTGCGGGCGGTCACCGCCGGGCCGGCCGTGACCGCGGGGGCCGTGCGCCACGCCGAGCGGGTGGCGGCCTCCATGGATGCGCGCGGCTTCGGCGCCTACCGCGTGCGTACCGAGCGCCACCCGCCGCGCTGGCGCCGGCGCGACACCGTCCTCGTCCTGGCCGGCTGGGCCCTGGCCACCTGGCTGGCTCTGACCTTCGCCGACGGCGGCCTCGTGCTTCACGACATCTAG
- a CDS encoding ABC transporter ATP-binding protein — MSAAAVATLQDAAVQYARTTSWVPQGATLTLHPGTTTLLLGPSGCGKSTLARLLPGLVPHCLPSAYRGSVRVGGQEVADAEVSHLAGTVAIVMQDPDAQVVTTRVLDEVCYALENLCVPAAEIEPRALRALADVGLSGLEATSPWELSGGQRQRLVLACALAQAPALLILDEPTANLDPAATTAFYRLLPRIQAHGAAVLVVEHDLDDVIEHVTHVIALGPNGDTLAYGPTRQVLAQHGRAVARTGVRLPSATRLGHRLEDAGLTAPVGPAGEDGVDGATVPLTLADGARLLASAHLPQPPPRPAVSASSATPPGQPTPSDTTGQTGPPTPTPPALEVRDLDVPRGRRRRRRTVLSGINLTLEPGRILAVTGANGSGKTTLMRALAGLEPWTRGSVTVAGRERRPGVSAEEVTLVTQNPEHQLLERTVADELAHGLRLAGADEQEVQRSVSERLERFGLTDHAEISPFLLSGGQQRRLSVASVLGRRRDLICLDEPTFGQDHHSCDALMALLRSIADEGTAVVLTTHDMGLVAEHADSVLVLSDGKVLAQGDPEEILGEADLLERAGLTPPPLARMRALALATGASLPPLTRWEDLP, encoded by the coding sequence ATGAGCGCCGCCGCCGTCGCCACCCTCCAGGACGCCGCCGTCCAGTACGCCCGCACCACCAGCTGGGTCCCCCAGGGCGCCACCCTCACCCTGCACCCGGGCACGACGACTCTTCTTCTGGGCCCCTCCGGCTGCGGCAAGTCCACCCTCGCCCGGCTCCTGCCCGGGCTCGTGCCCCACTGCCTGCCCTCGGCCTACCGCGGCTCGGTGCGGGTGGGCGGGCAGGAGGTCGCCGACGCCGAGGTCTCCCACCTGGCCGGCACCGTCGCCATCGTCATGCAGGACCCCGACGCCCAGGTCGTGACCACTCGCGTCCTGGACGAGGTGTGCTACGCCCTGGAGAACCTGTGCGTACCCGCCGCGGAGATCGAGCCGCGGGCCCTGCGCGCCCTGGCCGACGTCGGCCTGTCCGGCTTGGAGGCGACGAGTCCCTGGGAGCTGTCCGGCGGGCAGCGCCAGCGACTCGTGCTCGCCTGCGCGCTGGCCCAGGCACCGGCCCTGCTCATCCTGGACGAGCCCACCGCCAACCTCGACCCGGCCGCCACCACCGCCTTCTACCGGCTCCTGCCCCGCATCCAGGCCCACGGAGCGGCCGTCCTCGTCGTCGAGCACGACCTCGACGACGTCATCGAGCACGTCACCCACGTCATCGCCCTGGGTCCCAACGGCGACACCCTCGCGTACGGCCCCACCCGCCAGGTCCTCGCCCAGCACGGGCGCGCGGTCGCCCGCACCGGGGTGCGCCTGCCGTCGGCCACCCGCCTGGGCCACCGGCTCGAGGACGCCGGGCTCACCGCGCCCGTCGGCCCGGCTGGGGAGGACGGTGTTGACGGCGCCACCGTCCCGCTCACGCTGGCCGACGGCGCCCGCCTGCTGGCCTCGGCCCACCTGCCCCAGCCCCCACCGCGCCCGGCCGTCTCCGCGAGCTCGGCCACACCCCCCGGCCAACCCACCCCCTCAGACACGACCGGCCAAACCGGCCCGCCCACCCCCACTCCCCCGGCCCTGGAGGTCCGCGACCTCGACGTCCCACGCGGACGGCGGCGACGCCGTCGGACAGTCCTGAGCGGTATCAACCTCACTCTCGAACCCGGCCGGATCCTCGCCGTCACCGGGGCCAACGGCTCGGGCAAGACCACCCTCATGCGCGCCCTGGCCGGACTCGAGCCCTGGACCCGCGGCAGCGTCACGGTCGCCGGCCGCGAGCGCCGCCCGGGCGTGAGCGCAGAGGAGGTCACCCTCGTCACCCAGAACCCCGAGCACCAGCTCCTCGAGCGCACCGTGGCCGACGAGCTCGCCCACGGCCTGCGCCTGGCGGGCGCCGACGAGCAGGAGGTGCAGCGCTCGGTCAGCGAGCGCCTGGAGCGCTTCGGCCTGACCGACCACGCCGAGATCAGCCCCTTCCTGCTCTCCGGCGGCCAACAGAGGCGCCTGTCAGTGGCCTCGGTCCTGGGCCGGCGTCGGGACCTCATCTGCCTCGACGAGCCCACCTTCGGGCAGGACCACCACAGCTGCGACGCCCTCATGGCACTGCTGCGCTCCATCGCCGACGAGGGTACCGCCGTCGTGCTCACTACTCATGACATGGGACTCGTCGCCGAGCACGCCGACAGCGTTCTCGTCCTGTCCGACGGCAAGGTCCTGGCCCAGGGCGACCCCGAGGAGATCCTGGGTGAGGCCGACCTGCTTGAGCGCGCCGGCCTCACGCCCCCGCCACTGGCGCGCATGCGAGCGCTCGCCCTCGCGACGGGCGCATCCCTGCCCCCACTGACCCGGTGGGAGGACCTGCCGTGA
- a CDS encoding ECF transporter S component, translated as MSTTPEAPTTIRTSARSGLRDSVLGTRNLMTVAALGVVGSLLVVPLTYLSIIVAVNPRGILIMSALMGAWMVPYLLPGVLVNKPGAFVISGLVMGIISAFLTPQGPAAILGNIIGSLLVGIPVALFLYRRWTWWVYLLSGVVFGGFNASMYSAGFHIALTTQETIIGIILAILSCWAAVGVCLLLRRALERTGLAVSR; from the coding sequence ATGAGCACCACTCCCGAAGCCCCGACCACCATCCGCACCTCCGCCCGCTCCGGGCTGCGCGACTCCGTCCTGGGCACCCGCAACCTCATGACGGTGGCCGCCCTCGGCGTCGTCGGCTCCCTGCTGGTCGTGCCCCTGACGTACCTGTCCATCATCGTCGCCGTCAACCCTCGCGGCATCCTCATCATGAGCGCCCTCATGGGCGCCTGGATGGTGCCGTACCTGCTGCCCGGCGTCCTGGTCAACAAGCCCGGGGCCTTCGTCATCTCCGGACTCGTCATGGGCATCATCTCGGCCTTCCTCACCCCGCAGGGCCCCGCCGCCATCCTCGGCAACATCATCGGCTCCCTCCTCGTCGGGATCCCCGTCGCCCTCTTCCTCTACCGGCGCTGGACCTGGTGGGTCTACCTGCTCTCCGGCGTCGTCTTCGGCGGCTTCAACGCCTCGATGTACTCGGCGGGCTTCCACATCGCCCTGACCACCCAGGAGACCATCATCGGCATCATCCTGGCGATCCTGTCCTGCTGGGCCGCCGTGGGCGTGTGCCTGCTGCTGCGCCGGGCCCTGGAGCGCACAGGGCTGGCCGTCTCCCGATGA